The Nitrosomonas cryotolerans ATCC 49181 genome includes a window with the following:
- a CDS encoding S16 family serine protease, translating to MPVGGVKEKVLAAQRAGFCR from the coding sequence TTGCCAGTAGGAGGGGTCAAAGAAAAGGTGTTGGCCGCACAGCGTGCTGGATTCTGTAGATAA
- a CDS encoding peroxiredoxin has translation MSLRIGDITPDFTQESTIGSLNFHEWIGNSWAILYSHPADFTPVCTTELGLTSKLDDEFKKRNVKVAALSVDGVASHHDWINDINETQGCEVNFPIIADADRKVSELYNMIHSNASETLTVRSVYFIDPNKKIRAIITYPASTGRNFNEILRVIDSLQLTDNYSVATPANWQDGDDCVIVPSLKDPQVLKEKFPKGYKELKPYLRMTPQPNK, from the coding sequence ATGTCGCTACGAATTGGTGATATTACCCCGGACTTTACTCAAGAATCTACAATAGGCTCTTTGAACTTTCATGAATGGATTGGCAATAGCTGGGCTATACTTTATTCTCATCCTGCTGATTTTACTCCTGTATGTACTACAGAACTGGGCTTAACTTCCAAACTCGACGATGAATTCAAAAAACGCAATGTCAAGGTTGCCGCACTAAGCGTTGATGGAGTAGCTTCTCATCACGACTGGATTAATGATATCAATGAAACGCAAGGATGCGAGGTTAATTTTCCAATTATTGCAGATGCAGATCGTAAGGTTTCTGAGCTTTACAACATGATTCACTCCAATGCGAGCGAAACACTGACTGTGCGCTCAGTTTACTTTATTGACCCTAATAAAAAAATTCGAGCCATTATTACTTACCCAGCCAGCACCGGCCGTAACTTTAACGAAATATTACGTGTTATTGATTCATTGCAACTAACTGATAATTATAGTGTTGCTACTCCTGCTAATTGGCAGGATGGCGATGATTGTGTCATTGTTCCCTCGCTAAAGGATCCACAGGTACTTAAAGAGAAATTTCCTAAAGGCTATAAAGAATTAAAGCCTTATTTACGGATGACCCCTCAACCTAACAAATAA
- a CDS encoding exosortase system-associated protein, TIGR04073 family — protein MRLPVNKISKVFLMLFALFLSVSHAAVAQNYTHTTMTESYVTTAGEKLVSGLANVVTGFVELPKNIIITIRQEGVPYGVTIGFVTGIMHTVGRTGVGALDIATFLIPTKPSVQPPYIWKDFSRETTYGN, from the coding sequence ATGAGACTTCCTGTAAATAAAATATCTAAAGTATTTCTGATGCTGTTTGCACTATTCTTGTCTGTGTCTCATGCGGCAGTCGCTCAAAATTATACCCATACGACTATGACTGAAAGCTATGTGACCACTGCAGGCGAAAAACTGGTAAGTGGCCTTGCAAATGTCGTCACCGGTTTTGTGGAACTTCCAAAAAACATAATCATAACAATACGTCAGGAAGGAGTTCCTTATGGCGTCACCATTGGTTTTGTCACAGGCATAATGCATACAGTTGGGCGCACAGGAGTGGGTGCTTTGGATATCGCAACATTTTTAATCCCCACTAAACCATCAGTGCAACCTCCCTATATTTGGAAAGACTTCTCAAGAGAAACAACTTATGGAAACTAG
- the cysI gene encoding assimilatory sulfite reductase (NADPH) hemoprotein subunit, whose amino-acid sequence MTHDLQQKGKLSEEETLKVESHYLRGTIQQSLADQVTGSISADDAKLLKFHGSYQQDDRDLRTERMRQKLEPAYMFMIRVRMPGGVCSPQQWLQLDELGRKYANNSLRITTRQTFQFHGVIKRHLKSVIAGINHALLNTIAACGDVNRNVVCHNNPYLSPIHATVYEWSKRLSDHFLPRTQAYHEIWLDQKKVVGTEPENEEPLYGKTYLPRKFKIGIAIPPSNDIDVFSQDLGLIAIAQDNQLLGFNVCVGGGMGMTHSEPETYPRLGDVIGFCTPEQLLEVAENIVKIQRDFGNRVDRKQARLKYTIDSRSVDWFKAELNHRLGWSLAPEQPYLFENNNDHFGWIKDSQGHWHLSLSLLSGRIRDTPDQSLMTGLREIAKIHKGDFRLTTNQNLMIANISRTNKPKIAALVKKYCLPLPEQFSAIQRDALSCVAFPTCGLAMAESERTLPGFLTRLEIAMEKAGLDKDEQITVRVTGCPNGCARPYISEIALVGKSLGRYNLYLGADFAGQRLNKLYRESLTEDEIITELTPIFAHYARERQKGEHFGDFVIRSGYVEAVRHGSEFHKPRPEKERITQNA is encoded by the coding sequence GTGACACACGACCTGCAGCAAAAGGGTAAATTAAGCGAAGAAGAAACGCTCAAGGTAGAGAGCCACTATTTACGTGGTACGATCCAGCAGAGCCTAGCGGATCAAGTGACCGGAAGCATTTCCGCAGATGACGCCAAGCTGCTTAAATTTCATGGCAGCTACCAGCAGGATGATCGAGATCTGCGCACCGAACGGATGCGGCAAAAGCTCGAACCAGCTTATATGTTTATGATCCGTGTGCGTATGCCCGGAGGTGTATGCAGTCCGCAACAGTGGTTACAGCTAGATGAGCTAGGACGTAAGTATGCTAATAATTCACTTCGCATTACGACTCGGCAAACGTTCCAATTTCATGGCGTAATCAAACGTCACCTGAAGTCCGTCATCGCAGGCATTAATCATGCTTTACTAAACACTATCGCTGCCTGCGGGGATGTCAATCGAAATGTTGTTTGTCATAACAATCCATACCTTTCGCCTATTCACGCAACAGTTTACGAGTGGAGCAAGCGTCTCAGTGATCATTTCCTCCCCAGAACACAGGCCTATCACGAGATTTGGCTAGATCAGAAAAAAGTAGTGGGGACAGAACCCGAAAATGAAGAGCCCCTCTATGGCAAAACCTACCTTCCTCGGAAATTCAAAATTGGAATAGCTATCCCACCAAGCAATGATATTGATGTATTTTCTCAGGACTTAGGTTTGATTGCAATTGCCCAGGACAATCAATTATTGGGATTTAATGTTTGCGTCGGTGGTGGAATGGGAATGACGCATAGCGAGCCAGAAACCTATCCTCGCTTGGGGGATGTCATTGGTTTCTGCACACCCGAGCAACTATTGGAGGTTGCAGAAAATATCGTCAAGATTCAGCGTGATTTTGGTAATCGCGTGGATCGCAAACAGGCACGGCTAAAGTACACTATCGATAGTCGTAGCGTAGACTGGTTCAAGGCAGAATTAAACCATCGCTTAGGATGGTCACTGGCACCAGAGCAGCCCTACCTGTTTGAGAACAATAACGATCACTTTGGCTGGATCAAAGACTCGCAAGGACACTGGCATCTATCCCTTTCTTTATTGAGTGGCCGAATTAGGGATACACCTGACCAGTCTTTAATGACAGGATTACGAGAAATCGCAAAAATACACAAGGGAGATTTTCGTCTAACCACTAATCAAAATCTGATGATTGCGAATATTTCCCGAACGAATAAACCCAAAATAGCTGCCCTGGTAAAAAAATATTGCTTACCCTTGCCTGAACAATTCAGCGCAATACAGCGTGATGCGCTTTCTTGCGTCGCATTTCCAACCTGTGGCCTAGCTATGGCGGAAAGTGAACGTACTTTACCTGGATTTTTAACCCGACTGGAAATCGCTATGGAAAAGGCCGGTTTAGATAAGGATGAGCAGATTACCGTACGTGTCACGGGTTGCCCAAACGGCTGCGCGCGACCTTATATAAGTGAAATCGCATTAGTTGGAAAATCTCTCGGCCGTTATAATTTATATTTAGGTGCCGATTTTGCCGGTCAACGCTTAAACAAGCTCTATCGAGAATCATTGACAGAGGATGAAATTATTACCGAACTCACCCCAATTTTTGCCCATTATGCCCGCGAGCGGCAGAAAGGTGAGCACTTTGGTGACTTTGTTATTCGCTCAGGTTATGTAGAGGCAGTTCGACATGGCAGTGAATTCCATAAACCTCGGCCGGAAAAAGAAAGAATAACGCAAAATGCCTAA